The proteins below come from a single Fodinicola acaciae genomic window:
- the rpsC gene encoding 30S ribosomal protein S3 produces the protein MGQKVNPHGFRLGITTDWKSRWYADKSYAEYVAEDVKIRKLMSKGMERAGIARVEIERTRDRVRVDIHTARPGIVIGRRGAEADRIRGELEKLTGKQVQLNVLEVKNPEADAQLAAQAVAEQLSSRVAFRRAMRKAIQAAMKSPGVKGIRVQCSGRLGGAEMSRSEFYREGRVPLHTLRANIDYGLYEARTTFGRIGVKVWIYKGDVVQSRAEREAAEAALRQQRRDRPQRRRGGQGGQGGGGRGGRGGQRDGGQQAAAAPTAGPATEAPAAAPAVESPAADTAPPPASTEAPKEG, from the coding sequence ATGGGTCAGAAAGTCAACCCGCACGGTTTCCGGCTCGGCATCACGACCGACTGGAAGTCGCGGTGGTACGCGGACAAGTCGTATGCCGAGTACGTCGCCGAGGACGTGAAGATCCGCAAGCTCATGTCCAAGGGCATGGAGCGGGCCGGCATCGCGCGCGTCGAGATCGAGCGCACGCGTGACCGCGTACGAGTCGACATCCACACCGCGCGTCCCGGCATCGTGATCGGCCGCCGCGGCGCGGAGGCCGACCGGATCCGCGGCGAGCTGGAGAAGCTCACCGGCAAGCAGGTGCAGCTCAACGTCCTCGAGGTGAAGAACCCGGAGGCCGACGCTCAGCTGGCCGCGCAGGCGGTCGCCGAGCAGCTGTCCAGCCGCGTCGCGTTCCGCCGTGCCATGCGCAAGGCGATCCAGGCCGCGATGAAGAGCCCCGGCGTCAAGGGCATCCGGGTGCAGTGCTCCGGCCGCCTCGGCGGCGCCGAGATGAGCCGCTCGGAGTTCTATCGCGAGGGTCGCGTGCCGCTGCACACGCTGCGCGCCAACATCGACTACGGCCTGTACGAGGCCCGCACGACCTTCGGCCGGATCGGCGTGAAGGTCTGGATCTACAAGGGCGACGTGGTGCAGAGCCGCGCCGAGCGCGAGGCCGCCGAGGCCGCGCTGCGCCAGCAGCGTCGTGACCGTCCGCAGCGCCGCCGTGGCGGCCAGGGTGGTCAGGGTGGCGGCGGCCGTGGTGGTCGCGGTGGCCAGCGTGACGGTGGCCAGCAGGCCGCGGCCGCGCCGACCGCGGGTCCGGCCACCGAGGCTCCGGCCGCCGCACCGGCCGTAGAGTCGCCCGCCGCCGACACCGCTCCACCGCCGGCCAGCACCGAAGCACCCAAGGAGGGCTGA
- the rplO gene encoding 50S ribosomal protein L15 → MALKVHHLRPAPGSHTAKTRVGRGEGSKGKTAGRGTKGTKARYQVRAGFEGGQMPLYMRLPKLKGFKNRFKVEYQVVNLDRLAELFPQGGEVGVDELVAAGAVRKNKLVKVLGTGDLGGVKLTVKAHAFSASAKEKIAAAGGKAEEL, encoded by the coding sequence ATGGCACTGAAGGTCCACCACCTTCGCCCGGCCCCCGGTTCGCACACCGCGAAGACCCGGGTCGGCCGCGGTGAGGGCTCCAAGGGCAAGACGGCCGGCCGCGGTACGAAGGGCACCAAGGCTCGCTACCAGGTGCGGGCCGGCTTCGAAGGCGGCCAGATGCCGCTGTACATGCGGCTGCCGAAGCTGAAGGGCTTCAAGAACCGGTTCAAGGTCGAATACCAGGTGGTCAACCTGGACCGGCTGGCCGAGCTGTTCCCGCAGGGCGGCGAGGTCGGCGTCGACGAGCTGGTCGCAGCCGGCGCCGTACGCAAGAACAAGCTGGTCAAGGTGCTCGGCACCGGCGACCTCGGCGGCGTGAAGCTGACCGTGAAGGCGCACGCCTTCTCCGCTTCGGCAAAAGAGAAGATCGCCGCCGCCGGCGGCAAGGCCGAAGAGCTCTAG
- the rplV gene encoding 50S ribosomal protein L22: MAVVEGSRVNLRRERLLGDAPGAIARARYVRISPTKVRRVVDLIRGLPANEALTLLRFAPQAASEPVYTVLASAVANAENNERLDPDTLRVTQVLVDEGPTLKRFRPRAHGRAYRIRKRSSHITVVVESALAEKPTRASKRAARKADAKPAKTASSKATTDASSEESTSSSAKESTE, encoded by the coding sequence ATGGCAGTAGTAGAAGGCAGCCGCGTGAACCTGCGGCGCGAACGCCTGCTCGGCGACGCGCCTGGCGCGATCGCTCGGGCCCGCTACGTGCGGATCAGCCCGACCAAGGTCCGCCGGGTCGTCGACCTGATCCGCGGCCTGCCGGCCAACGAGGCGCTGACGCTGCTCCGGTTCGCGCCGCAGGCGGCCAGCGAGCCGGTGTACACGGTGCTGGCCAGCGCGGTCGCGAACGCGGAGAACAACGAGCGCCTCGACCCGGACACGCTGCGGGTCACCCAGGTGCTGGTGGACGAGGGCCCGACGCTCAAGCGCTTCCGGCCGCGTGCGCACGGCCGCGCGTACCGGATCCGCAAGCGCTCCAGCCACATCACCGTGGTCGTGGAGAGCGCGCTCGCGGAGAAGCCGACCCGGGCCAGCAAGCGCGCGGCTCGCAAGGCCGACGCGAAGCCCGCCAAGACGGCAAGCAGCAAGGCGACCACGGATGCGTCGTCTGAGGAGTCGACGAGTTCGTCCGCGAAGGAGAGCACCGAGTAA
- the rpmC gene encoding 50S ribosomal protein L29: MPAAANELRELLDDELATKLTEAKEELFNLRFQNATGQLDNNRRLRTVRREIARIYTVMRERELGLSTAPDAVSDEKAEEVSA; this comes from the coding sequence ATGCCGGCGGCTGCTAACGAGCTGCGCGAGCTGCTCGACGACGAGCTGGCGACCAAGCTGACCGAGGCCAAGGAAGAGCTGTTCAACCTGCGCTTCCAGAACGCGACCGGCCAGCTGGACAACAATCGCCGGCTGCGTACGGTCCGCCGCGAGATCGCGCGGATCTACACGGTCATGCGGGAGCGGGAGCTGGGTCTGAGCACCGCGCCGGACGCGGTCAGCGACGAGAAGGCCGAAGAGGTGTCGGCATGA
- the rpmD gene encoding 50S ribosomal protein L30 has translation MARLKVTQIRSGIGNKQNQRDTLRSLGLKRIHDVVVKEDRPEIRGMVKTVTHLVRVEEVE, from the coding sequence ATGGCACGCCTGAAGGTCACCCAGATCCGGTCCGGGATCGGCAACAAGCAGAACCAGCGGGACACCCTGCGCTCGCTGGGTCTCAAGCGGATCCACGACGTGGTCGTCAAAGAGGATCGGCCTGAGATCAGGGGCATGGTCAAGACCGTGACCCACCTGGTCCGGGTCGAGGAGGTCGAATAG
- the rplN gene encoding 50S ribosomal protein L14 translates to MIQQESRLRVADNTGAKEILCIRVLGGSGRRYAGIGDIIVGTVKDAIPGAGVKRGDVVKAVVVRTVKEKRRPDGSYIRFDENAAVLIRDGGDPRGTRIFGPVGRELRDKRFMKIISLAPEVL, encoded by the coding sequence GTGATCCAGCAGGAGTCGCGACTGCGCGTCGCCGACAACACCGGTGCGAAGGAGATCCTTTGCATCCGGGTGCTCGGCGGCTCCGGTCGCCGCTACGCCGGCATCGGCGACATCATCGTTGGCACCGTGAAGGACGCCATCCCCGGCGCTGGTGTCAAGCGCGGTGACGTGGTCAAGGCCGTCGTGGTCCGCACCGTGAAAGAAAAGCGCCGCCCGGACGGCTCCTACATCCGATTCGACGAGAACGCCGCGGTGCTGATCCGCGACGGCGGGGACCCGCGTGGCACCCGTATCTTCGGCCCGGTCGGCCGGGAGCTGCGGGACAAGCGGTTCATGAAGATCATCTCGCTGGCCCCGGAGGTGCTGTAG
- the rplP gene encoding 50S ribosomal protein L16: MLIPRRVKHRKQHHPKRSGAAKGGTKVAFGEYGIQALEPAYVTNRQIESARIAITRHIRRGGKVWINIYPDRPLTKKPAETRMGSGKGSPEWWVANIKPGRVLFELAYPNEQIAREAMRRAIHKLPMKCRVVKREAGEI; the protein is encoded by the coding sequence ATGCTGATCCCTCGCAGGGTCAAACACCGCAAGCAGCACCACCCCAAGCGCTCCGGCGCCGCCAAGGGCGGCACCAAGGTGGCGTTCGGTGAGTACGGCATCCAGGCGCTGGAGCCGGCGTACGTGACCAACCGGCAGATCGAGTCGGCCCGTATCGCCATCACCCGGCACATCCGCCGTGGCGGCAAGGTGTGGATCAACATCTACCCGGACCGTCCGCTGACCAAGAAGCCGGCCGAGACCCGGATGGGTTCCGGTAAGGGTTCGCCGGAGTGGTGGGTCGCCAACATCAAGCCGGGACGCGTGCTCTTCGAGCTGGCGTACCCGAACGAGCAGATCGCGCGTGAGGCCATGCGCCGCGCGATCCACAAGCTCCCGATGAAGTGCAGGGTCGTCAAACGTGAAGCAGGTGAAATCTGA
- the rpsQ gene encoding 30S ribosomal protein S17, which produces MSESENVTEQEQPQARERHRKTRQGLVVSDKMDKTVVVAVEDRVKHRLYGKVMRRTSKLKAHDEGNTAGVGDRVLLMETRPLSATKRWRVVEILEKAK; this is translated from the coding sequence ATGAGCGAGAGCGAGAACGTGACCGAGCAGGAGCAGCCGCAGGCGCGGGAGCGCCACCGCAAGACCCGCCAGGGCCTGGTGGTCAGCGACAAGATGGACAAGACCGTCGTCGTCGCCGTCGAGGACCGGGTCAAGCACCGGCTGTACGGCAAGGTCATGCGTCGTACCAGCAAGCTCAAGGCGCACGACGAGGGCAACACCGCCGGCGTCGGCGACCGCGTACTGCTCATGGAGACCCGTCCGCTGTCGGCGACCAAGCGCTGGCGCGTCGTGGAAATCCTCGAGAAGGCCAAGTAA
- a CDS encoding type Z 30S ribosomal protein S14 translates to MAKKALVEKAARKPKFKVRGYTRCQRCGRSRAVFRAFGLCRICVREMAHRGELPGVTKSSW, encoded by the coding sequence ATGGCGAAGAAGGCGCTTGTCGAGAAGGCCGCGCGCAAACCGAAGTTCAAGGTGCGCGGTTACACCCGCTGCCAGCGCTGCGGACGCTCGCGCGCGGTGTTCCGGGCCTTCGGGCTCTGCCGCATCTGCGTACGCGAGATGGCGCACCGTGGCGAGCTTCCCGGCGTGACCAAGTCCTCCTGGTGA
- the rpsH gene encoding 30S ribosomal protein S8 — protein sequence MTMTDPIADMLTRLRNANSAYHDTVDMPFSKLKSHIAEILQQEGYISSWTVHEPAEGEVGKKLTIELKYGPNRERSIAGVRRVSKPGLRVYAKSTSLPKVLGGLGVAIISTSSGLLTDRQCNKRGVGGEVLAYVW from the coding sequence ATGACCATGACAGACCCCATCGCAGACATGCTGACCCGTCTGCGTAACGCGAATTCGGCTTACCACGACACCGTGGACATGCCGTTCTCGAAGCTCAAGTCGCACATCGCCGAGATCCTCCAGCAGGAGGGCTACATCTCCAGCTGGACGGTCCACGAGCCGGCTGAGGGCGAGGTCGGCAAGAAGCTGACCATCGAGCTGAAGTACGGCCCGAACCGGGAGCGCAGCATCGCCGGTGTCCGCCGGGTCTCCAAGCCGGGCCTGCGGGTCTACGCGAAGTCCACCAGCCTGCCGAAGGTGCTCGGCGGCCTTGGCGTGGCGATCATCTCCACGTCCTCCGGCCTGCTCACCGACCGGCAGTGCAACAAACGCGGAGTGGGCGGGGAAGTCCTCGCCTACGTCTGGTAG
- the rplB gene encoding 50S ribosomal protein L2 — protein MGIRKYKPTTPGRRGSSVADFVEITRSTPEKSLVRPLSKSGGRNVHGRVTTRHQGGGHKRAYRLVDFRRADKDGVPAKVAHIEYDPNRTARIALLHYADGEKRYIIAPTRLKQGDRVETGPSADIKPGNNLPLRNIPVGTVVHAIELRPGGGAKIARSAGSSVQLVAKDGPYAQLRMPSGEIRNVDVRCRASVGEVGNAEQSNINWGKAGRMRWKGKRPQVRGVAMNPIDHPHGGGEGKTSGGRHPVNPKGKPEGRTRKKKASDALIVRRRRTGKKR, from the coding sequence ATGGGCATCCGCAAGTACAAGCCGACGACGCCGGGCCGGCGCGGCTCGAGCGTGGCCGACTTCGTCGAGATCACCCGGTCCACGCCGGAGAAGTCGCTGGTCCGTCCGCTGAGCAAGTCCGGAGGCCGGAACGTGCACGGCCGGGTCACCACCCGGCACCAGGGCGGTGGCCACAAGCGGGCCTACCGGCTGGTCGACTTCCGCCGCGCGGACAAGGACGGCGTGCCGGCGAAGGTCGCGCACATCGAGTACGACCCCAACCGCACCGCGCGGATCGCGCTGCTGCACTACGCCGACGGCGAGAAGCGCTACATCATCGCGCCGACCCGGCTCAAGCAGGGTGACCGGGTGGAGACCGGCCCGTCGGCCGACATCAAGCCCGGCAACAACCTGCCGCTGCGCAACATCCCGGTCGGCACGGTCGTACACGCCATCGAGCTGCGGCCCGGCGGCGGCGCGAAGATCGCCCGGTCGGCCGGCTCCTCCGTGCAGCTGGTCGCCAAGGACGGTCCGTACGCGCAGCTGCGGATGCCTTCCGGTGAGATCCGCAACGTGGACGTACGCTGCCGCGCCAGCGTCGGCGAGGTCGGCAACGCCGAGCAGTCGAACATCAACTGGGGCAAGGCCGGCCGGATGCGCTGGAAGGGCAAGCGTCCGCAGGTCCGCGGTGTCGCGATGAACCCGATCGACCACCCGCACGGCGGTGGTGAGGGCAAGACCTCCGGCGGTCGCCACCCGGTGAACCCGAAGGGTAAGCCGGAGGGCCGCACCCGCAAGAAGAAGGCCAGCGATGCACTGATCGTCCGTCGCCGGCGCACCGGCAAGAAGCGCTGA
- the rplF gene encoding 50S ribosomal protein L6, translating to MSRIGRLPIPVPTGVDVTIDGQTVKVKGPKGELSHTVVAPLTVERAEDGAVQIGRPDDEPRNRALHGLSRTLVANLITGVTQGYAKTLEIVGTGYRVTAKGQDLEFALGFSHPVLVKAPAGITFKVERPTIFSVEGIDKQLVGETAAKIRKIRPPEPYKGKGVRYQGEAVRRKAGKAGK from the coding sequence ATGTCACGAATTGGACGGCTGCCCATCCCGGTGCCAACCGGGGTGGACGTCACCATCGACGGCCAGACCGTGAAGGTCAAGGGCCCCAAGGGCGAGCTCAGCCACACGGTGGTCGCGCCGCTGACGGTCGAGCGCGCCGAAGACGGCGCGGTGCAGATCGGCCGGCCCGACGACGAGCCGCGCAACCGCGCGCTGCACGGCCTCTCGCGCACGCTGGTCGCCAACCTGATCACCGGTGTCACGCAGGGATACGCGAAGACGCTGGAGATCGTCGGTACGGGTTACCGCGTCACCGCCAAGGGCCAGGACCTGGAGTTCGCGCTCGGGTTCAGCCACCCGGTGCTGGTGAAGGCGCCGGCCGGGATCACCTTCAAGGTCGAGCGTCCGACGATCTTCTCGGTCGAGGGCATCGACAAGCAGCTGGTCGGCGAGACCGCGGCGAAGATCCGCAAGATCCGTCCGCCAGAGCCGTACAAGGGCAAGGGCGTGCGCTACCAGGGTGAAGCCGTACGCCGCAAGGCTGGAAAGGCTGGTAAGTAA
- a CDS encoding adenylate kinase gives MRLVLVGPPGAGKGTQAEFIAAHLSVPKISTGDIFRANVGQKTPLGVEAKKYMDAGLLVPDEVTIKMVRDRLDEPDAADGFLLDGFPRTIPQAENLDELLDKAATPLDVVLELVVDDDEVIRRLSGRRQCRGCGRIWHVEFDPTKVEGVCDRCGGELYQRDDDKPETVAERLRVYAESTAPLVDYYGAQGKLVGIDATGPVEDITQRAIDALEPFNK, from the coding sequence GTGCGGCTGGTACTGGTCGGTCCCCCCGGCGCGGGCAAGGGGACACAAGCCGAATTCATCGCCGCTCATCTCTCGGTGCCGAAAATCAGCACCGGGGACATCTTCCGCGCCAACGTGGGCCAGAAGACGCCGCTCGGCGTCGAGGCGAAGAAATACATGGACGCCGGGCTGCTGGTGCCGGACGAGGTGACCATCAAGATGGTCCGCGACCGGCTGGACGAGCCGGACGCCGCCGACGGGTTCCTGCTCGACGGCTTCCCGCGGACGATCCCGCAGGCGGAAAACCTGGACGAGCTGCTGGACAAGGCCGCCACCCCGCTGGACGTCGTGCTGGAGCTGGTCGTCGACGACGACGAGGTCATCCGCCGGCTGAGCGGTCGCCGGCAGTGCCGCGGCTGCGGCCGGATCTGGCACGTCGAGTTCGACCCCACCAAGGTCGAGGGTGTCTGCGACCGGTGCGGCGGCGAGCTCTACCAGCGTGACGACGACAAGCCGGAGACGGTCGCCGAGCGGTTGCGCGTGTATGCCGAGTCGACCGCGCCGCTGGTCGACTACTACGGCGCTCAGGGCAAGCTCGTCGGCATCGACGCGACCGGCCCGGTCGAGGACATCACGCAGCGCGCGATCGACGCGCTCGAGCCGTTCAACAAATGA
- the rplR gene encoding 50S ribosomal protein L18 has translation MGATLLRRSASANASQARRIGKARRHFRIRKKVVGTEARPRLVVNRSTRHIHVQLIDDRAGRTLAAASTLDASIRGADGDKKSLASKVGALLAERAKALGIEAVVFDRAGQTYQGRIAALAEAAREGGLKF, from the coding sequence ATGGGTGCCACTCTGCTGCGCCGCTCGGCTTCGGCCAACGCGTCGCAGGCGCGCCGGATCGGCAAGGCCCGCCGGCATTTCCGGATCCGCAAGAAGGTCGTCGGCACCGAGGCGCGGCCGCGCCTGGTGGTCAACCGGTCGACCCGGCACATCCACGTGCAGCTGATTGACGACCGGGCCGGTCGTACGCTCGCCGCCGCGTCGACGCTGGACGCGTCGATCCGTGGCGCCGACGGCGACAAGAAGTCGCTGGCCAGCAAGGTCGGCGCGTTGCTGGCCGAGCGGGCCAAGGCGCTGGGGATCGAGGCGGTGGTCTTCGACCGCGCCGGCCAGACCTACCAGGGCCGGATCGCCGCGCTGGCCGAAGCGGCCAGGGAAGGCGGCCTGAAGTTCTGA
- the rpsE gene encoding 30S ribosomal protein S5: protein MPGQQRRGGGGGERRDRRDGGRGGSAPEKSPHIERLITVNRVAKVVQGGRRFSFTALMVVGDGDGNVGVGYGKAKEVPSAIAKGVEEAKKNFFKVPRIGATIPHPVQGEAAAGVVLLKPASPGTGVIAGGPVRAVLECAGIHDVLSKSLGSSNPINIVHATVQALRELKRPEEIAARRGLPLEDVAPAAMLRARAGSGA from the coding sequence ATGCCTGGTCAGCAGCGCCGAGGCGGAGGAGGCGGCGAGCGCCGCGACCGCCGGGACGGCGGCCGGGGCGGGTCCGCTCCGGAGAAGTCGCCGCACATCGAACGGTTGATCACCGTCAACCGGGTCGCCAAGGTCGTCCAGGGCGGCCGCCGGTTCAGCTTCACCGCGCTCATGGTGGTCGGTGACGGCGACGGCAACGTCGGGGTCGGCTACGGCAAGGCCAAGGAGGTGCCCTCGGCGATCGCCAAGGGTGTCGAGGAGGCCAAGAAGAACTTCTTCAAGGTGCCGCGGATCGGCGCCACCATCCCGCACCCGGTGCAGGGTGAGGCGGCGGCCGGTGTCGTACTCCTCAAGCCGGCCAGCCCGGGAACCGGTGTGATCGCCGGCGGTCCGGTGCGTGCCGTGCTGGAGTGCGCCGGCATCCACGACGTGCTGAGCAAGAGCCTCGGCTCGTCGAATCCGATCAACATCGTGCACGCGACCGTACAGGCGCTGCGTGAGCTGAAGCGTCCCGAGGAGATCGCGGCCCGCCGCGGCCTGCCGCTGGAGGACGTGGCTCCGGCCGCCATGCTGCGGGCTCGTGCCGGTTCGGGGGCATGA
- the rpsS gene encoding 30S ribosomal protein S19 — MPRSLKKGPFVDDHLLKKVDVQNDKGTKNVIKTWSRRSTIIPDMVGHTIAVHDGRKHVPVFITESMVGHKLGEFAPTRTFKGHEKDDRKARRR; from the coding sequence ATGCCACGCAGCCTGAAGAAGGGCCCGTTCGTCGACGACCACCTGCTCAAGAAGGTGGACGTGCAGAACGACAAGGGCACCAAGAACGTCATCAAGACCTGGTCCCGCCGCTCGACGATCATCCCCGACATGGTCGGCCACACGATCGCCGTGCATGACGGCCGCAAGCACGTGCCGGTGTTCATCACCGAGTCGATGGTCGGGCACAAGCTCGGCGAGTTCGCGCCGACCCGGACGTTCAAGGGTCACGAGAAGGACGACCGGAAGGCTCGCCGCCGCTAA
- the rplX gene encoding 50S ribosomal protein L24, which produces MKVKKGDTVLVIAGKDKGTKGKVMVAYPETGKVLVEGVNRVKKHTRVSTTQRGAKTGGIVTQEAPISVSNVMVIDGDGKPTRVGRRKDEEGRTVRVSRRTGKDI; this is translated from the coding sequence TTGAAGGTGAAAAAGGGCGACACGGTGCTGGTGATCGCCGGTAAGGACAAGGGCACCAAGGGCAAGGTGATGGTGGCCTACCCGGAGACCGGCAAGGTGCTGGTCGAGGGTGTCAACCGGGTCAAGAAGCACACGCGGGTGTCCACCACCCAGCGCGGTGCCAAGACCGGCGGCATCGTCACGCAGGAGGCGCCGATCAGCGTCAGCAACGTGATGGTGATCGACGGCGACGGCAAGCCGACCCGGGTCGGCCGCCGCAAGGACGAAGAAGGCCGCACCGTACGGGTCTCGCGGCGCACTGGTAAGGACATCTGA
- the secY gene encoding preprotein translocase subunit SecY has protein sequence MLAAFGRAFRTPDLRKKILFTLLILAIYRLGATLPSPGISYANVTKCIDTASANGKTEDVFTLLNLFSGGALLHLTVFALGIMPYITASIILQLLVVVIPRLEQLKKEGQAGQAKITQYTRYLTIGLAILQTTGYIALARSGQLFGGAQNCDPNTNPIIPVSTHMPYWLTLTTLVITMTAGTAVIMWLGELITDKGVGNGMSVLIFTNIAARIPAEGGSIYQKGIVPFIIVCIIGVVVITAVVFIEQAQRRVPVQYAKRMIGRRMYGGTSTYIPLKVNQAGVIPVIFASSLLYLPQLITQLVDPQNSSAVGTFIQRWIVDPSKWSYILIYFALIIFFTYFYVAITFNPTDVADNMRKYGGFVPGIRPGRPTAEYLDFILSRITLPGSLYLGVIAILPNLFINLAGGAQNTQNFPFGGTAVLIMVGVGLETVKQIDSQLMQRNYEGFLR, from the coding sequence GTGCTCGCCGCTTTCGGGAGGGCTTTCCGTACGCCCGACCTGCGCAAGAAGATCCTCTTCACGCTGCTGATCCTGGCAATCTACCGGCTCGGCGCGACGCTGCCGTCTCCCGGCATTTCGTACGCGAACGTGACGAAGTGTATCGACACCGCCTCCGCCAACGGCAAGACCGAAGACGTCTTCACCCTGCTCAACCTGTTCTCCGGCGGAGCGCTGCTGCACCTGACGGTGTTCGCGCTCGGCATCATGCCCTACATCACCGCCAGCATCATCCTGCAGCTGCTCGTCGTGGTCATCCCGCGGCTTGAGCAGCTGAAGAAGGAAGGCCAGGCCGGCCAGGCCAAGATCACCCAGTACACCCGCTATCTGACCATCGGCCTGGCGATCCTGCAGACCACCGGCTACATCGCGCTGGCGCGGTCGGGCCAGCTGTTCGGCGGCGCGCAGAACTGCGACCCCAACACCAACCCGATCATCCCGGTTAGCACCCACATGCCGTACTGGCTGACGCTGACCACCCTGGTCATCACGATGACCGCCGGCACCGCCGTCATCATGTGGCTGGGCGAGCTGATCACCGACAAGGGTGTCGGCAACGGCATGTCGGTGCTGATCTTCACCAACATCGCGGCCCGCATCCCGGCCGAGGGTGGCTCGATCTACCAGAAGGGCATCGTCCCCTTCATCATCGTCTGCATCATCGGCGTCGTGGTCATCACCGCGGTGGTGTTCATCGAGCAGGCGCAACGGCGGGTGCCGGTGCAGTACGCGAAGCGGATGATCGGCCGGCGGATGTACGGCGGCACCTCGACCTACATCCCGCTGAAGGTCAACCAGGCCGGTGTCATCCCGGTGATCTTCGCGTCCTCGCTGCTCTACCTGCCGCAGCTGATCACCCAGCTGGTCGACCCGCAGAACAGCAGCGCGGTCGGCACGTTCATCCAGCGGTGGATCGTGGACCCGAGCAAGTGGTCCTACATCCTGATCTACTTCGCGCTGATCATCTTCTTCACCTACTTCTACGTGGCGATCACCTTCAACCCGACCGACGTCGCCGACAACATGCGCAAGTACGGCGGGTTCGTACCAGGCATCCGGCCCGGCCGGCCGACGGCGGAATACCTGGACTTCATCCTGTCCCGGATCACCCTGCCCGGCTCGCTGTATCTCGGTGTCATCGCGATCCTGCCCAACCTGTTCATCAACCTGGCCGGCGGCGCGCAGAACACCCAGAACTTCCCGTTCGGTGGCACCGCGGTGCTCATCATGGTCGGTGTCGGCCTGGAGACGGTGAAACAGATCGACAGCCAGCTGATGCAGCGGAACTACGAAGGATTCCTCCGGTAG
- the rplE gene encoding 50S ribosomal protein L5, which yields MTTATENRVVPRLKTRYAEQIAPALREQFGYGNVMQIPRLVKIVVNSGVGDAARDAKLIDGAVRDLSLITGQKPQIRRARKSIAQFKLREGQPIGAKVTLRGDRMWEFADRLLSIALPRIRDFRGLSDQQFDGNGNYTFGLTEQSMFHEINIDSIDRTRGMDITVVTTAKTDEEGRALLKRLGFPFKEN from the coding sequence ATGACCACCGCAACGGAAAACAGGGTCGTACCGCGGCTGAAGACCCGGTACGCCGAACAGATCGCGCCGGCGCTGCGTGAGCAGTTCGGATACGGCAACGTCATGCAGATCCCGCGGCTGGTCAAGATCGTGGTCAACAGCGGTGTCGGCGACGCCGCGCGGGACGCGAAGCTGATCGACGGCGCGGTCCGTGACCTGTCGCTGATCACCGGCCAGAAGCCGCAGATCCGCCGGGCGCGCAAGTCCATCGCGCAGTTCAAGCTGCGCGAGGGCCAGCCGATCGGCGCGAAGGTGACGCTGCGCGGCGACCGGATGTGGGAGTTCGCCGACCGGCTGCTGTCCATCGCGCTGCCCCGGATCCGCGACTTCCGTGGCCTGTCCGACCAGCAGTTCGACGGCAACGGCAACTACACGTTCGGGCTCACCGAGCAGTCGATGTTCCACGAGATCAACATCGACTCCATCGACCGTACCCGCGGCATGGACATCACCGTGGTCACGACGGCGAAGACCGACGAGGAAGGCCGTGCGCTGCTCAAGCGGCTCGGCTTCCCCTTCAAGGAGAACTGA